A stretch of Candidatus Sphingomonas phytovorans DNA encodes these proteins:
- a CDS encoding DUF177 domain-containing protein, producing the protein MSVPEFSRPERIDAIGDGEREVAVSASAEERAALAVRFGLKAIDRLEGRFRIRRDAAGIVARGNVQADVVQACVVTDDPIPVSVDEPVALRFVADDEPAGEEVELSEDALDTMSFDGAAIDLGEAAADTMALALDPFPRGPNAAAMLKQAGVISEEEAKPLGALAGLAALKAKLEKGQS; encoded by the coding sequence ATGAGCGTTCCCGAATTCTCCCGCCCTGAACGAATCGACGCGATCGGCGACGGCGAGCGCGAGGTCGCGGTTTCCGCCAGCGCGGAGGAACGGGCGGCACTCGCCGTCCGCTTCGGGCTGAAGGCGATCGACCGGCTCGAGGGCAGATTCCGCATCCGGCGCGATGCCGCAGGCATTGTCGCGCGGGGCAATGTCCAGGCGGATGTGGTGCAGGCCTGTGTCGTTACCGACGATCCGATTCCCGTCTCGGTCGACGAACCCGTCGCGCTGCGCTTCGTCGCTGACGACGAACCCGCGGGCGAGGAAGTCGAGCTCAGCGAGGACGCGCTCGATACGATGAGCTTCGACGGCGCCGCGATCGATCTCGGCGAGGCGGCTGCCGACACCATGGCGCTTGCGCTCGATCCCTTCCCGCGCGGGCCAAATGCCGCGGCGATGCTGAAGCAGGCGGGGGTGATCAGCGAGGAGGAGGCAAAGCCGCTCGGCGCGCTGGCCGGGCTCGCGGCTCTCAAGGCCAAGCTGGAAAAAGGTCAGTCCTGA
- a CDS encoding ubiquinol-cytochrome C chaperone family protein — translation MQWIAKLFGSRDEETLPLYTAIVARAREPHWYEAGAVPDTIDGRFDMVATALSFVLLRLEDDPVAAGPSAKLTERFVEDMDGQLREIGIGDIVVGKHIGKMMSMLGGRLGAYRDSATPAALDAALVRNLYRGTPPGPAALAHARDSLMSFRDSLAATPTASLLAGTLP, via the coding sequence GTGCAATGGATCGCGAAGCTGTTCGGTAGCCGGGATGAGGAGACGCTGCCGCTCTATACCGCGATCGTCGCGCGTGCCCGGGAACCTCATTGGTACGAGGCGGGCGCGGTGCCCGACACCATCGACGGCCGGTTCGATATGGTGGCGACGGCCCTGTCCTTCGTGCTGCTCCGGCTCGAGGACGATCCCGTGGCGGCCGGCCCAAGCGCGAAGCTGACCGAGCGTTTCGTCGAGGACATGGACGGCCAGCTTCGTGAAATCGGCATCGGCGACATCGTCGTCGGCAAGCATATCGGCAAGATGATGAGCATGCTCGGCGGCCGGCTGGGCGCTTATCGCGATTCGGCGACTCCCGCCGCGCTCGACGCTGCGCTGGTCCGCAACCTCTATCGCGGGACGCCGCCTGGTCCGGCGGCGCTGGCCCATGCGCGCGATTCGCTGATGTCTTTCCGCGATTCGCTCGCCGCCACGCCGACGGCATCGCTGCTCGCGGGAACCCTGCCATGA
- the bamE gene encoding outer membrane protein assembly factor BamE produces the protein MSVISARFLMGAALGLATIAAAGCTPLRAHQGYVLDVDLINSVQPGVDNRQSVLQVLGKPSFASQFNQGEWYYIARDTRNFAYNNPKVTSQTTLRISFDARGNVTSVTRTGAEEIAKIRPSGEKTPTLGRKRSLFDELFGNIGTVGAAGLGSPGSGTGGGRDTP, from the coding sequence ATGAGTGTGATTTCCGCCCGCTTTCTGATGGGCGCCGCCCTGGGCCTCGCGACAATCGCCGCCGCTGGCTGCACGCCGCTGCGCGCGCATCAGGGCTATGTGCTTGACGTCGATCTGATCAACTCGGTCCAGCCGGGTGTCGACAACCGCCAGTCGGTCCTCCAGGTGCTCGGCAAGCCGAGCTTCGCCAGCCAGTTCAACCAGGGCGAATGGTATTATATCGCCCGCGACACGCGCAATTTCGCCTATAACAACCCCAAGGTGACCAGCCAGACGACGCTGCGCATCAGCTTCGACGCCAGGGGCAATGTGACCTCCGTGACCCGCACGGGCGCCGAGGAGATCGCGAAGATCAGGCCGTCGGGCGAGAAGACGCCGACACTTGGCCGCAAGCGCAGCCTGTTCGACGAGCTGTTCGGCAATATCGGCACGGTTGGCGCGGCGGGCCTGGGCTCGCCGGGCAGCGGGACTGGCGGCGGACGCGACACCCCGTAA
- a CDS encoding RcnB family protein: MRKLIILTLMAATVLPTTAMAQSNREVRQDRRDLREEQRELDQARRHGDRRDIRDERRDVRDARQELREDIRDRDRRWGRNDWSGWRDRNRSLYARGNWNAPFRYYAFRPGVRIAPSYYGPRYFIADPWRYRLPQVGYNQRWVRHYNDVLLIDTRRGVVVDVIRNFYW; encoded by the coding sequence ATGCGTAAACTAATCATCCTGACGCTGATGGCCGCCACGGTCCTGCCGACCACGGCCATGGCGCAGTCGAACCGCGAGGTCCGCCAGGACCGGCGCGACCTGCGCGAGGAGCAGCGCGAGCTAGACCAGGCGCGCCGCCATGGCGACCGCCGCGACATTCGCGACGAGCGCCGCGACGTCCGCGACGCCCGGCAGGAGCTGCGCGAGGACATTCGCGACCGCGACCGCCGCTGGGGCCGCAACGACTGGAGCGGCTGGCGCGACCGGAATCGCTCGCTGTACGCACGCGGCAACTGGAACGCGCCGTTCCGCTATTACGCGTTCCGCCCCGGCGTGCGCATCGCGCCGAGCTATTACGGGCCACGCTATTTCATCGCCGATCCGTGGCGCTATCGCCTGCCGCAAGTGGGGTATAACCAGCGCTGGGTGAGGCATTATAACGACGTGCTGCTGATCGACACGCGTCGCGGCGTCGTGGTCGACGTGATCCGCAACTTCTACTGGTAA
- the pbpC gene encoding penicillin-binding protein 1C codes for MTFAGVGLVALAYAVVDYATLPPPLPGYARVRAAWHPSEAWLYDRDGNLIDSARVDFAARRLGWTPLDKVSPVTRETLVAAEDRRFLGHGGVDLLALAGVARDKAQGERARGASTITMQLAGYLAPDLAAPGSRRWWDKIRQMRAAWALERGWTKDQILEAYLNLAGFRGEAQGIAAAALGLFGKTPDALARDDALLLAALLPDPQATADRVARRACALAHEADCTRFAGEAASMLGPARSLALDPGLAPHLSDRLLRKPGLRVKTTLDRRIQQLAITALKRQLQGLGGARARDGAVVVLDNASGEVLAYVGGIGGASTAPSVDGANAYRQAGSTLKPFLYAQAIEKGYLTPASILDDSPVQLDTASGLYVPQNYDRGFKGPVSARSALAGSLNVPAVRTLLLVGVDPFRDRLWDTGYRGMTEDGQYYGFSLALGSAEVTLLEQADAYRSLANGGRWSPLRLTADAPHDAPRKVTTPQAAWIVADMMADPNARAATFGLDSALRLPFWAAVKTGTSKAMRDNWCIGFSDRYTVAVWVGNLEGDPMRAVSGTSGAAPVWRDLMLALNADRKVTAPPRPPGIEQRAIRFANHVEQPRLEYFLAGTAQTEIASAPPAARRPRITNPVAGSVYAIDPDIPPDRQRLAIGVSGEVTAHRLLLDRRDLGAADSQPQVLAAPGQHRLRLVDVGGHVVDQVLFTVR; via the coding sequence ATGACCTTCGCGGGCGTAGGCCTGGTCGCGCTGGCCTATGCCGTGGTCGACTATGCCACGCTTCCCCCGCCGCTCCCCGGCTATGCCCGGGTCCGCGCCGCCTGGCATCCGTCCGAGGCCTGGCTCTACGACCGCGACGGCAACCTCATCGACAGCGCCCGCGTCGATTTCGCGGCGCGCCGGCTCGGCTGGACGCCGCTCGACAAGGTCTCGCCGGTCACGCGCGAAACGCTGGTCGCCGCCGAGGATCGCCGCTTCCTCGGCCATGGCGGGGTCGACCTGCTCGCGCTGGCCGGCGTGGCGCGCGACAAGGCGCAGGGGGAACGCGCGCGGGGCGCCAGCACCATCACCATGCAGCTTGCCGGCTATCTCGCGCCCGATCTGGCGGCGCCCGGCTCCCGCCGGTGGTGGGACAAGATCCGCCAGATGCGGGCTGCCTGGGCGCTCGAACGCGGCTGGACCAAGGATCAGATCCTCGAGGCCTATCTCAACCTGGCGGGTTTCCGCGGCGAGGCGCAGGGCATCGCCGCCGCGGCGCTTGGCCTGTTCGGCAAGACCCCCGATGCCCTGGCCCGCGACGATGCGCTGTTGCTGGCGGCCTTGCTGCCCGATCCCCAGGCGACCGCGGACCGGGTCGCCCGCCGCGCCTGCGCCCTTGCGCATGAGGCGGATTGCACGCGCTTCGCCGGCGAGGCCGCGTCGATGCTCGGCCCGGCGCGCAGCCTCGCGCTCGACCCAGGCCTCGCGCCGCATCTCTCCGACCGGCTGCTGCGCAAGCCCGGCCTGCGCGTCAAAACGACGCTCGATCGCCGCATCCAGCAACTCGCGATCACCGCGTTGAAACGCCAGCTCCAGGGCCTTGGCGGCGCCCGTGCCCGTGACGGGGCGGTGGTGGTGCTCGACAATGCCAGCGGCGAGGTGCTCGCTTATGTCGGCGGCATCGGCGGCGCCTCGACCGCGCCGTCGGTCGACGGCGCCAACGCCTATCGCCAGGCCGGTTCGACCCTGAAGCCCTTCCTCTACGCCCAGGCGATCGAGAAGGGCTATCTCACCCCGGCCTCCATCCTCGACGATTCGCCGGTCCAGCTCGACACCGCCTCGGGCCTCTATGTCCCGCAGAATTACGATCGCGGCTTCAAGGGGCCGGTCTCGGCACGCTCTGCGCTGGCCGGGTCGCTCAACGTGCCCGCCGTCCGCACCCTGTTGCTGGTCGGGGTCGATCCATTCCGCGATCGGCTATGGGATACCGGCTATCGTGGTATGACCGAGGACGGCCAATATTACGGCTTCTCGCTCGCGCTCGGCTCGGCCGAGGTGACCCTGCTCGAACAGGCCGATGCCTATCGCAGCCTCGCCAATGGCGGCCGCTGGTCGCCGCTCCGCCTCACCGCCGACGCCCCGCACGATGCGCCGCGCAAGGTCACCACACCCCAGGCTGCCTGGATCGTCGCCGACATGATGGCTGATCCCAATGCCCGCGCCGCGACCTTCGGGCTGGATTCGGCGCTTCGCCTGCCCTTCTGGGCTGCGGTGAAGACCGGTACGTCGAAGGCGATGCGCGACAATTGGTGCATCGGCTTTTCGGATCGCTACACCGTCGCGGTTTGGGTCGGGAATCTGGAGGGGGATCCGATGCGCGCCGTCTCCGGCACCAGCGGCGCCGCGCCGGTCTGGCGCGATCTGATGCTGGCGCTGAACGCCGATCGCAAGGTCACCGCACCGCCGCGCCCGCCGGGCATCGAGCAGCGCGCGATCCGCTTCGCCAACCATGTCGAGCAGCCGCGGCTTGAATATTTCCTCGCCGGCACCGCGCAGACCGAGATCGCGTCAGCACCCCCGGCTGCCCGCCGGCCGCGCATCACCAATCCGGTTGCCGGCAGCGTCTATGCGATCGATCCGGATATCCCGCCCGATCGCCAGCGGCTCGCGATCGGCGTGTCGGGAGAAGTGACCGCGCATCGCCTGCTGCTCGACCGGCGCGATCTCGGCGCCGCCGATTCGCAACCCCAGGTCCTCGCGGCGCCTGGCCAGCACCGGCTGAGGCTGGTCGATGTCGGCGGCCATGTGGTCGACCAGGTGCTTTTCACCGTCCGATAA
- a CDS encoding MG2 domain-containing protein has translation MKLALRLALLGLALAPVAALGDNSPQVVMATPGVGDGGSIRSFTARFSQPMVPLGDPRAPSPFGVTCAVDGEGRWVDPQTYVYDFSGPLPGGTTCSFKLKTGLKSVSGYAVTGQQDFKVDAGGPVARAILPAQYDGEIEEDQVFLVAANMPATAASVGANAYCAVDGIGEKIPVDVLAADVPGKLLGEMGTGNWNVRSFLENAGLPAAVPADAADRQKAYAAVTALKCRRPLPPGRDMALVWGANIAGTGGKLAGAEQRFDYTVRKPFTARFECSRVNAQAGCSPVEKAYVRFTAPIPMSMAEQIRVTTADGKAIAPVFDKDEQKKATISNVTFSAPLPPATAAKLTLPAGIKDESGRTLANAERFPLDVRFDEAPPLVKFAAPFGILEAKEQGVLPVTVRNVEPSLQGLSVPVAGQSLRVDGSDGKVAEWLRTVDKAGSYESHQVKQGTETVTVNDTGSRSILAGAGGAPLQVGLPGKGKDFEVVGIPLGKPGFYVVELASPVLGQALLGRKAPRYVAAAALVTNMAVHFKWGRERSLAWVTHLDTGKPVANAVVRITDSCTGGLLARGITDASGGVFVPQGLPEPETYGSCENGSSHPLMVSAREGDDFSFTLTAWGDGIRPYDFDLPYGYQAKGDILHTVFDRALVRQGETINMKHILRTSIGAGFGMAPALEGVLRLSHRGSDTQFDLPLKIDANGIGESSWTAPQGAPMGDYDLQVIVGDKTIYTSQSFKVDVYKLPTMRATVTGPKEAAVRPKTLPLDLFVGYLSGGGASNLPVDLRVGYFGRSSTPEGYDGYSFGGTAIQEGTRPLNGDGEEEQTPLPPTQTLPATLGGDGTAKSVIEVPQGLDGATDMLVEMDYQDANGEVLTASRRIPIFPSAVQLGIKTDGWLMKQDDLRLRFVALDTSGKPLANQKISVALYSRKILTARRRLIGGFYAYDNQMKTEKLAGTCTATTDSLGMAQCKADPGVSGEVYAVATTTDANGNVARATRSVWLAGDDDWWFGGDNGDRMDVVPEKTAYKAGETARFQVRMPFREATALVTVEREGVLASYVTTLSGTDPVVEVKMPGSYAPDVFVSVMAVRGRVQGGFWSWLHGIAQSLGLAGGPPAAPEPTALVDLAKPAYRLGMAKVKVGWEAHQLQVAVKADREKYAARDTAQVDVQVKTPDGRPAATADVAFAAVDEAILQLAPNESWDVLTAMMGERSLSVLTSTAQMQVVGKRHYGRKAVEAGGGGGNDMSGLNRENFQPVLLWKGRVALDQNGHARIPVVMSDALSSFKLVAIATDGAQLFGTGMASVRTAQDLSIFAGLPPLVRTGDYFAAGFTLRNGSDKPMKVTATVDVTPRVAEGKPLTVVIPAGGATPVAWNLTAPGNIANLRWHVSAKAENGKAVDQLTVNQDVIPAVPVEIWAATLARVGTDTSIPIAPPAGALPGRGSVDIRLDDTLAPPLAGVRAFMSAYPYDCFEQRLSRIVALGDSAGWTALAGAIPTYQAPDGLLRFWPSDTLQGSEILTAYVLSLTADAGLPIPEASRTRMIEGLKAVLDGRLRHETYGDVRLEKVAAFTALARAGVATPAMLGQISITPKEMPTASVADYLMALDKVPGLANGPALKAAAEAVIRSRIAYEGTRLDLTDASSSAWWLMSSSDEASIKALLATLGRPGWQDDAPKMMVGVALRQVRGHWDTTTANAWGSVAARKFATLYPAEAIAGTTSLVLGSRTVSKSWPLSVDLRQASFPLPAAQTPLRLSQSGGAGPWASVSVSAAVPLTKPLNAGYRMSRKMDVVQARTKGVLTRGDVVKVTITVEATAERNWVVIDDPIPAGGTIIGDLGGQSKILADQGSNGGGFDFVALDGDGKLWNVEVGAQLAYVERGNESWRAFFSWLPRGKLTVSYLVRLNGAGRFNLPPSRVEAMYSPAIRAQLPNAPMTVAQR, from the coding sequence ATGAAGCTCGCACTGCGTCTGGCACTGCTCGGACTGGCGCTCGCGCCCGTCGCCGCGCTCGGTGACAACAGCCCGCAGGTGGTGATGGCGACCCCCGGGGTCGGCGATGGCGGCTCGATCAGGTCCTTCACCGCGCGGTTCAGCCAGCCGATGGTCCCGCTCGGCGATCCCCGGGCGCCGTCGCCGTTCGGCGTCACCTGCGCGGTCGATGGCGAAGGGCGCTGGGTCGATCCGCAGACCTATGTCTACGACTTCAGCGGTCCGCTCCCCGGCGGCACGACCTGTAGCTTCAAGCTCAAGACCGGGCTGAAGAGCGTGTCGGGCTATGCCGTCACCGGCCAGCAGGATTTCAAGGTCGATGCGGGCGGCCCGGTCGCCCGCGCGATCCTGCCGGCGCAATATGACGGGGAGATCGAGGAGGATCAGGTCTTCCTCGTTGCCGCTAACATGCCGGCGACCGCCGCGTCGGTCGGCGCCAATGCCTATTGCGCGGTGGACGGGATCGGCGAGAAGATTCCAGTCGACGTGCTTGCGGCCGATGTGCCGGGAAAGCTGCTCGGCGAGATGGGCACCGGCAACTGGAACGTGCGCAGCTTCCTCGAAAATGCCGGCCTCCCGGCGGCGGTGCCGGCCGATGCGGCCGATCGGCAAAAGGCTTATGCCGCCGTCACCGCGCTCAAATGCCGCCGTCCGCTGCCCCCGGGCCGCGACATGGCGCTGGTCTGGGGCGCGAATATCGCCGGCACTGGGGGCAAGCTTGCCGGTGCTGAACAGCGCTTCGACTATACCGTGCGCAAGCCCTTCACAGCGCGCTTCGAATGTTCGCGGGTCAATGCCCAGGCCGGGTGCAGCCCGGTCGAGAAGGCCTATGTGCGTTTCACCGCGCCCATTCCGATGAGCATGGCGGAGCAGATCCGCGTGACCACCGCCGACGGCAAGGCGATCGCGCCGGTGTTCGACAAGGACGAACAGAAGAAGGCGACGATCAGCAACGTCACCTTCTCCGCGCCGCTGCCGCCCGCGACCGCCGCGAAGCTGACCCTGCCCGCCGGGATCAAGGACGAGAGCGGCCGGACGCTGGCCAATGCCGAGCGTTTCCCGCTCGATGTCCGCTTCGACGAGGCGCCGCCGCTGGTGAAGTTCGCCGCTCCCTTCGGTATCCTCGAGGCGAAGGAGCAGGGTGTCCTCCCCGTCACCGTCCGCAATGTCGAGCCATCGCTGCAGGGCCTGAGCGTGCCGGTCGCCGGCCAGTCGCTGCGCGTCGACGGATCGGACGGCAAGGTCGCCGAATGGCTGCGCACCGTCGACAAGGCGGGCAGCTATGAGAGCCATCAGGTCAAGCAGGGCACCGAGACGGTCACCGTCAACGACACCGGATCCAGATCGATCCTCGCCGGAGCCGGCGGTGCGCCGCTGCAGGTCGGCTTGCCCGGCAAGGGCAAGGATTTCGAGGTGGTCGGCATCCCGCTCGGTAAGCCCGGATTCTATGTGGTCGAGCTGGCCAGTCCGGTGCTCGGCCAGGCGCTGCTCGGCCGCAAGGCGCCGCGCTATGTCGCGGCGGCGGCGCTCGTCACCAACATGGCGGTGCATTTCAAATGGGGCCGGGAACGCAGCCTTGCCTGGGTGACTCATCTCGACACGGGCAAGCCGGTCGCCAATGCCGTGGTGCGCATCACTGACAGCTGCACCGGCGGCCTGCTCGCGCGCGGCATTACCGACGCCAGCGGCGGCGTGTTCGTGCCGCAGGGCCTGCCCGAGCCGGAGACCTATGGCAGCTGCGAGAACGGCAGTTCGCATCCGCTGATGGTTTCGGCGCGCGAGGGCGACGATTTCAGCTTCACCCTGACTGCCTGGGGCGACGGCATCCGGCCGTATGATTTCGACTTGCCCTATGGCTATCAGGCCAAGGGCGATATCCTTCACACCGTGTTCGATCGCGCACTCGTCCGCCAGGGCGAGACGATCAACATGAAGCACATCCTGCGTACCTCGATCGGTGCCGGCTTCGGCATGGCGCCCGCGCTCGAGGGGGTCCTGCGCCTGTCGCATCGTGGCTCCGACACCCAGTTCGACCTGCCGCTCAAGATCGACGCGAACGGCATCGGCGAATCGAGCTGGACCGCGCCGCAGGGTGCGCCGATGGGCGATTATGATCTGCAGGTGATCGTCGGCGACAAGACGATCTACACCTCCCAGTCGTTCAAGGTCGACGTCTACAAGCTGCCCACCATGCGCGCGACGGTGACCGGGCCGAAGGAAGCAGCGGTCAGGCCGAAGACGCTGCCGCTCGACCTGTTCGTCGGTTATCTCTCGGGCGGCGGTGCCTCCAACCTGCCGGTCGACCTGCGCGTCGGCTATTTCGGGCGGAGTTCAACGCCCGAGGGGTATGACGGCTACAGCTTCGGCGGCACCGCGATCCAGGAAGGGACGCGCCCGCTCAACGGCGATGGCGAGGAGGAGCAGACCCCGCTTCCGCCGACCCAGACCCTGCCCGCCACGCTCGGCGGCGACGGCACGGCCAAGTCGGTCATCGAGGTGCCGCAGGGCCTGGACGGCGCGACCGACATGCTGGTCGAGATGGATTATCAGGATGCGAATGGCGAGGTGCTGACCGCATCGCGCCGAATCCCGATCTTCCCCTCGGCGGTGCAGCTCGGCATCAAGACCGATGGATGGCTGATGAAGCAGGACGATCTGCGCCTGCGCTTCGTCGCGCTCGATACTTCGGGCAAGCCGCTCGCCAACCAGAAGATCTCGGTCGCGCTCTACAGCCGCAAGATCCTGACCGCGCGGCGCCGGCTGATCGGCGGCTTCTATGCCTATGACAACCAGATGAAGACGGAGAAGCTGGCCGGTACCTGCACCGCGACAACCGACTCGCTCGGCATGGCGCAGTGCAAGGCCGACCCCGGCGTCTCGGGCGAGGTCTATGCCGTCGCGACCACGACTGACGCCAACGGCAATGTCGCGCGCGCGACCCGCTCGGTCTGGCTCGCCGGCGACGATGACTGGTGGTTCGGCGGCGACAATGGCGACCGGATGGACGTCGTGCCCGAAAAGACCGCCTACAAGGCGGGCGAGACAGCGCGCTTCCAGGTGCGCATGCCTTTCCGCGAGGCGACCGCCCTGGTCACCGTCGAGCGCGAGGGCGTGCTTGCCTCCTATGTGACGACCCTGTCGGGCACTGATCCGGTGGTCGAGGTGAAGATGCCGGGCTCCTACGCGCCCGACGTGTTCGTCTCGGTCATGGCGGTGCGCGGTCGCGTTCAGGGCGGCTTCTGGAGCTGGCTCCACGGCATCGCGCAGAGCCTCGGCCTCGCAGGCGGTCCGCCTGCCGCGCCGGAGCCGACCGCTCTCGTCGATCTCGCCAAGCCTGCCTACCGGCTCGGCATGGCCAAGGTGAAGGTCGGCTGGGAGGCGCATCAGCTCCAGGTCGCGGTCAAGGCCGACAGGGAGAAATATGCCGCGCGCGATACGGCGCAGGTCGATGTCCAGGTGAAGACCCCCGACGGCAGGCCCGCGGCCACTGCCGACGTCGCCTTCGCGGCCGTCGACGAGGCGATCCTGCAGCTCGCCCCCAATGAAAGCTGGGACGTGCTGACCGCGATGATGGGCGAGCGCTCGCTCTCCGTCCTCACCTCGACCGCTCAGATGCAGGTCGTCGGCAAGCGCCATTACGGCCGCAAGGCGGTCGAGGCGGGCGGCGGCGGCGGCAACGACATGTCGGGGCTCAACCGCGAGAATTTCCAGCCGGTGCTGCTGTGGAAGGGCCGGGTCGCGCTCGACCAGAACGGCCATGCCAGGATTCCGGTGGTGATGAGCGACGCTTTGTCGTCGTTCAAGCTTGTCGCCATCGCCACCGACGGCGCGCAATTGTTCGGCACCGGCATGGCGAGTGTCAGGACGGCGCAGGACCTGTCGATCTTCGCCGGCCTGCCGCCGCTCGTCCGCACCGGCGATTATTTCGCGGCCGGCTTCACGCTGCGCAATGGTTCGGACAAGCCGATGAAGGTCACGGCCACGGTCGACGTCACTCCGCGCGTCGCAGAGGGCAAGCCGTTGACGGTGGTCATCCCGGCCGGCGGCGCGACGCCGGTGGCCTGGAACCTCACCGCGCCGGGCAATATCGCCAACCTCCGCTGGCATGTCAGCGCCAAGGCGGAAAACGGCAAGGCGGTCGACCAGCTCACGGTCAATCAGGACGTGATCCCGGCCGTGCCCGTCGAGATATGGGCCGCGACGCTCGCCCGGGTCGGCACCGACACTTCGATCCCCATCGCGCCACCCGCCGGCGCGCTGCCGGGCCGCGGTTCGGTGGATATCAGGCTTGACGACACGCTTGCTCCGCCGCTTGCGGGCGTCCGGGCCTTCATGTCGGCCTATCCCTATGACTGTTTCGAGCAGCGCCTGTCGCGCATCGTCGCGCTGGGCGATTCAGCTGGCTGGACCGCGCTGGCGGGGGCTATCCCCACCTATCAGGCGCCTGACGGGCTGTTGCGCTTCTGGCCGTCCGACACGCTGCAGGGGTCGGAGATCCTGACCGCCTATGTCCTCTCGCTGACGGCCGACGCCGGCCTGCCGATCCCCGAGGCATCGCGCACGCGCATGATCGAAGGGCTGAAGGCAGTGCTCGACGGGCGGCTGCGGCACGAAACCTATGGCGATGTCCGTCTCGAAAAGGTCGCCGCCTTCACCGCGCTGGCGCGGGCCGGTGTCGCCACCCCGGCGATGCTCGGCCAGATCAGCATCACGCCGAAGGAGATGCCGACCGCGAGCGTGGCCGATTACCTGATGGCGCTCGACAAGGTCCCCGGCCTCGCCAACGGCCCGGCGCTGAAGGCGGCGGCGGAGGCGGTGATCCGCTCGCGCATCGCCTATGAAGGCACGCGGCTCGACCTGACCGACGCGTCGAGTTCGGCCTGGTGGCTGATGTCGTCAAGCGACGAGGCGTCGATCAAGGCGCTCCTCGCCACGCTCGGCCGGCCCGGCTGGCAGGACGATGCGCCGAAGATGATGGTCGGCGTCGCGCTGCGCCAGGTTCGCGGCCATTGGGATACGACAACGGCCAATGCCTGGGGCAGTGTCGCCGCGCGCAAGTTCGCGACGCTTTACCCGGCGGAGGCGATCGCCGGCACGACCTCGCTCGTGCTGGGCAGCCGCACCGTGTCGAAATCATGGCCGCTTTCGGTCGATCTGCGCCAGGCGAGTTTCCCGCTCCCCGCCGCGCAGACCCCGCTCCGCCTGTCGCAATCGGGTGGCGCTGGCCCCTGGGCGAGCGTCTCGGTCTCGGCGGCGGTGCCGCTGACCAAGCCGCTCAATGCCGGCTACCGGATGTCGCGCAAGATGGACGTGGTGCAGGCGCGCACCAAGGGCGTGCTGACCCGCGGTGATGTCGTGAAGGTGACGATCACGGTAGAGGCGACTGCGGAACGCAACTGGGTGGTGATCGACGATCCGATCCCGGCCGGTGGCACCATCATCGGCGATCTCGGCGGCCAGTCGAAGATCCTTGCCGACCAGGGCAGCAATGGCGGCGGCTTCGATTTCGTCGCGCTCGACGGCGACGGCAAGCTCTGGAACGTCGAGGTCGGCGCCCAGCTCGCCTATGTCGAGCGCGGCAATGAATCGTGGCGCGCCTTCTTCTCCTGGCTCCCCAGGGGCAAGCTGACGGTCAGCTATCTGGTTCGCCTCAACGGCGCCGGCCGGTTCAACCTGCCGCCGTCGCGGGTCGAGGCGATGTATTCGCCAGCGATCCGGGCCCAACTGCCCAATGCGCCGATGACGGTGGCGCAGCGGTGA
- a CDS encoding sulfite exporter TauE/SafE family protein, giving the protein MDIYLPIANLSVNALVIVLLGGGVGLLSGMFGVGGGFLTTPLLIVYGIPPTVAAASAASQVTGASVSGVFAHIRRGGVDTKMGGVLVAGGLIGSLFGGWLFKLLQASGQIDTVIAIVYVLMLGSIGGLMAHESWTAIHASRTGAPPRPRKRRHHPLVAALPLRTRFYRSGLYISPLAPLLLGFFVGILTMLLGIGGGFILVPAMLYLLGMTTQVVVGTSLFQTLFVTAMATMVHATTTKAVDIVLAALLLLGSVAGAQVGARFAAKVKPEYLRLALAVIVLLVAFRIGLGLGWRPDEIYSVELS; this is encoded by the coding sequence ATGGACATCTATCTGCCCATCGCCAACCTGTCGGTGAACGCGCTTGTCATCGTCCTGCTCGGCGGGGGTGTCGGGCTGCTCTCCGGCATGTTCGGGGTGGGCGGCGGATTCCTGACCACGCCGCTGCTGATCGTCTATGGCATCCCGCCGACCGTCGCCGCCGCCTCGGCCGCGAGCCAGGTGACCGGCGCGAGCGTCTCCGGCGTGTTCGCGCATATCCGGCGCGGCGGGGTCGATACCAAGATGGGCGGCGTGCTGGTCGCGGGGGGCCTGATCGGCTCGCTGTTCGGCGGCTGGCTGTTCAAGCTGCTCCAGGCGAGCGGCCAGATCGATACGGTGATCGCGATCGTCTATGTGCTGATGCTCGGCTCGATCGGCGGGCTGATGGCGCATGAAAGCTGGACCGCGATCCATGCCAGCCGTACCGGCGCGCCGCCGCGCCCGCGCAAGCGCCGGCACCATCCACTCGTCGCGGCGCTCCCCTTGCGGACACGCTTCTACCGGTCGGGGCTGTACATCTCGCCGCTCGCCCCGCTGCTGCTCGGCTTTTTCGTCGGCATCCTGACCATGCTGCTCGGGATCGGCGGCGGCTTCATCCTGGTACCGGCGATGCTCTATCTGCTCGGCATGACCACCCAGGTCGTGGTCGGCACCTCGTTGTTCCAGACGCTGTTCGTCACCGCGATGGCGACGATGGTCCATGCCACCACCACCAAGGCGGTCGATATCGTGCTGGCGGCGCTGCTGCTGCTCGGGTCGGTCGCGGGCGCTCAGGTCGGCGCGCGCTTCGCCGCCAAGGTGAAGCCGGAATATCTCCGCCTCGCGCTGGCGGTCATCGTGCTGCTCGTCGCCTTCCGCATCGGCCTGGGTCTGGGCTGGCGGCCGGATGAAATCTATTCGGTCGAGCTGTCGTGA